From a region of the Megalops cyprinoides isolate fMegCyp1 chromosome 13, fMegCyp1.pri, whole genome shotgun sequence genome:
- the LOC118787983 gene encoding Wilms tumor protein homolog isoform X3, with protein MGSDSRDLNTLLPAVPALPGGGGSCALPVSSGPQWAPVLDLHGAPPYGSLQSHSFIKQEPGWVTADAHEDPHCGISAFTVHFSGQFTSTGPCRYGAFGAPPPSQPPSNQARLFSNGPYLSNCVESQTATRNQGYSTVAFDNTLNYGHTPSHPTSQFPNQSFKHEDPITQQTNMGEQQYPAPPPVYSCHNPSDSCAGNQTLLLRNHYNSSDNLYQMASLECMAWNPANTLASTIKSHGTGYESEPSTPMVYSCSTQYHIHTHGMFRGIQDVRRVPGITPPIVRSSESNEKRPFMCAYPGCNKRYFKLSHLQMHSRKHTGEKPYQCDFTDCGRRFSRSDQLKRHQRRHTGVKPFQCETCQRKFSRSDHLKTHTRTHTGKTSEKPFTCRWPNCQKKFARSDELVRHHNMHQRNLTKLQLAL; from the exons ATGGGGTCAGACTCGCGCGATCTGAACACCCTGCTGCCAGCGGTCCCCGCCCTCCCTGGGGGTGGCGGGAGCTGTGCCTTGCCTGTCAGCAGTGGCCCGCAGTGGGCGCCTGTTCTGGACCTCCATGGCGCACCACCTTATGGCTCTCTACAGTCCCACTCCTTCATCAAGCAGGAGCCCGGTTGGGTGACGGCCGACGCCCATGAGGACCCCCACTGTGGCATCAGCGCCTTCACCGTGCACTTCTCAGGCCAGTTCACCAGCACAGGGCCCTGCCGCTACGGGGCATTTGGAGCACCCCCTCCCAGCCAGCCTCCTAGCAACCAGGCCAGGCTGTTCTCCAATGGACCCTACCTGTCTAACTGCGTGGAGAGCCAGACAGCCACCAGGAACCAAG GTTATAGCACGGTAGCATTTGACAACACCCTCAACTATGGGcacaccccctcacaccccaCCAGCCAGTTCCCCAACCAGTCCTTCAAGCATGAGGACCCCATAACTCAACAGACCAACATGG GTGAGCAGCAGTACCCTGCACCACCCCCAGTGTACAGCTGCCACAACCCTTCAGACAGCTGTGCAGGCAACCAGACACTTCTCCTGAGGAACCACTACAACAG CAGTGATAATTTATACCAAATGGCATCTCTGGAATGCATGGCATGGAACCCTGCTAACACGCTGGCATCCACCATCAAGAG CCATGGCACGGGTTATGAAAGTGAACCCAGCACACCCATGGTGTACAGCTGCAGTACCCAGTACCACATCCACACCCATGGAATGTTCCGAGGAATCCAG GATGTCCGACGGGTGCCTGGCATCACCCCCCCCATTGTGAGGTCATCAGAGAGCAATGAGAAGCGCCCGTTCATGTGTGCATACCCTGGCTGCAACAAGAGATACTTCAAATTGTCCCACCTGCAGATGCACAGCAGGAAGCACACAG GGGAGAAGCCCTACCAGTGTGACTTCACGGACTGTGGCCGGAGATTCTCCAGATCAGACCAACTAAAGAGGCACCAGCGAAGACATACAG GTGTAAAACCTTTCCAGTGCGAGACCTGTCAGAGAAAGTTCTCACGGTCTGACCACCTTAAGACCCACACCCGGACTCATACAGGTAAAACAA gtgAGAAGCCATTCACCTGCAGGTGGCCCAACTGCCAGAAGAAGTTTGCCAGGTCTGACGAGCTGGTTCGGCATCATAACATGCATCAGAGGAACCTAACCAAGCTACAGCTAGCACTCTGA
- the LOC118787983 gene encoding Wilms tumor protein homolog isoform X1: MGSDSRDLNTLLPAVPALPGGGGSCALPVSSGPQWAPVLDLHGAPPYGSLQSHSFIKQEPGWVTADAHEDPHCGISAFTVHFSGQFTSTGPCRYGAFGAPPPSQPPSNQARLFSNGPYLSNCVESQTATRNQGYSTVAFDNTLNYGHTPSHPTSQFPNQSFKHEDPITQQTNMGEQQYPAPPPVYSCHNPSDSCAGNQTLLLRNHYNSDNLYQMASLECMAWNPANTLASTIKSNGTPAGNIVSSWWSKGQNSHGTGYESEPSTPMVYSCSTQYHIHTHGMFRGIQDVRRVPGITPPIVRSSESNEKRPFMCAYPGCNKRYFKLSHLQMHSRKHTGEKPYQCDFTDCGRRFSRSDQLKRHQRRHTGVKPFQCETCQRKFSRSDHLKTHTRTHTGKTSEKPFTCRWPNCQKKFARSDELVRHHNMHQRNLTKLQLAL, translated from the exons ATGGGGTCAGACTCGCGCGATCTGAACACCCTGCTGCCAGCGGTCCCCGCCCTCCCTGGGGGTGGCGGGAGCTGTGCCTTGCCTGTCAGCAGTGGCCCGCAGTGGGCGCCTGTTCTGGACCTCCATGGCGCACCACCTTATGGCTCTCTACAGTCCCACTCCTTCATCAAGCAGGAGCCCGGTTGGGTGACGGCCGACGCCCATGAGGACCCCCACTGTGGCATCAGCGCCTTCACCGTGCACTTCTCAGGCCAGTTCACCAGCACAGGGCCCTGCCGCTACGGGGCATTTGGAGCACCCCCTCCCAGCCAGCCTCCTAGCAACCAGGCCAGGCTGTTCTCCAATGGACCCTACCTGTCTAACTGCGTGGAGAGCCAGACAGCCACCAGGAACCAAG GTTATAGCACGGTAGCATTTGACAACACCCTCAACTATGGGcacaccccctcacaccccaCCAGCCAGTTCCCCAACCAGTCCTTCAAGCATGAGGACCCCATAACTCAACAGACCAACATGG GTGAGCAGCAGTACCCTGCACCACCCCCAGTGTACAGCTGCCACAACCCTTCAGACAGCTGTGCAGGCAACCAGACACTTCTCCTGAGGAACCACTACAACAG TGATAATTTATACCAAATGGCATCTCTGGAATGCATGGCATGGAACCCTGCTAACACGCTGGCATCCACCATCAAGAG CAATGGAACACCAGCTGGAAATATAGTCTCATCTTGGTGGAGCAAAGGCCAA AATAGCCATGGCACGGGTTATGAAAGTGAACCCAGCACACCCATGGTGTACAGCTGCAGTACCCAGTACCACATCCACACCCATGGAATGTTCCGAGGAATCCAG GATGTCCGACGGGTGCCTGGCATCACCCCCCCCATTGTGAGGTCATCAGAGAGCAATGAGAAGCGCCCGTTCATGTGTGCATACCCTGGCTGCAACAAGAGATACTTCAAATTGTCCCACCTGCAGATGCACAGCAGGAAGCACACAG GGGAGAAGCCCTACCAGTGTGACTTCACGGACTGTGGCCGGAGATTCTCCAGATCAGACCAACTAAAGAGGCACCAGCGAAGACATACAG GTGTAAAACCTTTCCAGTGCGAGACCTGTCAGAGAAAGTTCTCACGGTCTGACCACCTTAAGACCCACACCCGGACTCATACAGGTAAAACAA gtgAGAAGCCATTCACCTGCAGGTGGCCCAACTGCCAGAAGAAGTTTGCCAGGTCTGACGAGCTGGTTCGGCATCATAACATGCATCAGAGGAACCTAACCAAGCTACAGCTAGCACTCTGA